The following proteins are encoded in a genomic region of uncultured Hyphomonas sp.:
- the ftsA gene encoding cell division protein FtsA, translating into MANVQSRRAPRMGRSQTGTVAALDIGCSKITCLIGRNDGAGPRSFRILGAGRQQSRGFTGGTITDMEGLERAIRLAVEDAEREAGEQISNVMLGITGQKLASTLVTARIEIGGREINLKDVRRIQAQALAKMPARGEETLAAWPVAYRVDEQEGVREPQGMYAQELSLLLSVVTAPKSVVKNLVECVGRAHIGVSALIPSSIASGAGTLIDDEIENGAICIDMGAGVTAVSVYLNGSPAWLGLVPAGGSHVTSDLAQGLGTTFAAAERLKSVYGTANLEGPGLAERIEVPRLGDDGRLQATRMERGQLAAIISPRVEETFELVRKTLDSSGVRKVLPQRIVLTGGASQLPGVRDVASRILQAPVRLGRPTIAEFLGETLATPAFSTASGLLLYSELGFADAVRATASRKDGPESRSGVVNKVFHWLEENF; encoded by the coding sequence ATGGCAAATGTCCAGTCCCGCCGTGCCCCCCGTATGGGCCGTTCGCAGACCGGTACGGTCGCGGCGCTGGATATCGGCTGCTCGAAAATCACCTGCCTGATCGGCCGCAATGACGGCGCTGGCCCGCGCAGTTTCCGCATCCTTGGCGCCGGACGTCAGCAGTCACGCGGCTTCACTGGCGGCACGATCACCGACATGGAAGGCCTGGAACGCGCCATCCGCCTCGCCGTCGAAGATGCCGAACGTGAAGCCGGCGAGCAGATATCCAATGTGATGCTCGGTATCACCGGCCAGAAACTGGCCTCGACGCTCGTTACCGCCCGCATCGAAATTGGCGGGCGCGAAATCAATCTGAAAGACGTGCGCCGCATCCAGGCGCAGGCGCTGGCAAAGATGCCGGCGCGTGGCGAGGAAACCCTTGCCGCCTGGCCGGTTGCCTACCGCGTCGATGAACAGGAAGGCGTCCGCGAGCCGCAAGGCATGTACGCCCAGGAGCTCAGCCTCCTGCTTTCGGTCGTCACTGCACCGAAATCGGTGGTGAAGAACCTCGTCGAATGTGTCGGCCGGGCACATATCGGCGTTTCGGCCCTGATCCCCTCCTCCATCGCGAGCGGTGCGGGCACGCTGATCGACGACGAAATCGAAAACGGCGCAATCTGTATCGACATGGGCGCCGGCGTGACTGCGGTCTCGGTTTACCTGAACGGCTCCCCGGCCTGGCTGGGACTTGTGCCAGCGGGCGGATCGCATGTGACGTCGGATCTCGCGCAGGGCCTCGGCACCACCTTCGCCGCTGCCGAGCGCCTGAAAAGCGTCTACGGCACTGCCAACCTCGAAGGCCCGGGCCTCGCCGAAAGAATCGAGGTGCCACGCCTCGGCGATGATGGCCGTCTGCAGGCCACGCGCATGGAGCGCGGCCAACTCGCGGCGATCATCAGCCCGCGAGTTGAAGAGACGTTCGAACTCGTGCGCAAAACACTCGATTCCAGTGGTGTACGCAAAGTACTCCCTCAGCGCATCGTGCTGACCGGCGGCGCATCGCAGCTGCCGGGCGTGCGCGACGTTGCCAGCCGCATCCTGCAAGCGCCAGTACGGCTTGGGCGTCCGACGATCGCCGAGTTTCTGGGCGAAACACTGGCAACACCAGCTTTCTCCACAGCCTCCGGTCTGCTACTGTACTCCGAGTTGGGGTTTGCGGACGCAGTAAGGGCAACTGCTTCGCGCAAGGACGGACCTGAGTCGAGAAGCGGCGTGGTGAACAAAGTGTTCCATTGGCTTGAAGAAAATTTCTGA